Proteins encoded in a region of the Natronorubrum halophilum genome:
- a CDS encoding NAD(P)-dependent alcohol dehydrogenase: MTHGAVDNVTESVAKPAVSDLTGATTQRATDESRRDDGRMRAVVHTRYGPPDVLELRDVERPTPDADQVLVRVRAASVNAADGHLMRGTPFLVRLMGYGILGPKRPQFGADVAGVVEAVGSRVTSFQPGDGVIGDLSGSGRGSFAEFVCADEAMLASLPDGVDFEAAAAAPMAAVTALQALRDHGRIQEGDRVLINGASGGVGSFAVQIAKAYGATVTGVCRTEKVEAVRSIGAEDVIDYTEVNYAETGERYDLILDAGAHQSVFASRRALASGGRYVLVGGALGPMMQAMVLGPLLSRLGSKHTTGFIASPNRADLDVVAELIASGDVVPLVDRQFTLEEVPEAIAYLEAGRATGKVVVTVE; this comes from the coding sequence ATGACTCATGGCGCCGTCGATAACGTAACTGAGAGCGTTGCGAAACCGGCCGTCAGCGATTTGACGGGGGCGACTACGCAGCGAGCCACTGACGAGTCCCGACGAGACGACGGACGGATGCGGGCGGTCGTCCACACCCGCTACGGGCCCCCGGACGTGCTCGAACTGCGGGACGTCGAACGTCCGACGCCTGACGCAGATCAAGTGCTTGTCCGCGTGCGGGCGGCGTCGGTCAACGCCGCTGACGGACACCTCATGCGCGGGACGCCGTTCCTCGTGCGCCTCATGGGATACGGGATCCTGGGACCCAAGCGCCCCCAGTTTGGGGCCGACGTGGCTGGCGTGGTCGAAGCAGTCGGGAGCAGGGTGACGTCGTTCCAGCCCGGAGACGGCGTGATCGGCGACCTCTCGGGGTCGGGTAGGGGCAGTTTCGCGGAGTTCGTCTGTGCCGACGAGGCTATGTTGGCATCCCTTCCGGACGGCGTCGACTTCGAGGCGGCCGCGGCCGCACCGATGGCGGCGGTCACCGCGCTCCAGGCTCTACGAGACCACGGGCGGATCCAGGAGGGTGACCGTGTACTGATCAACGGCGCTTCCGGTGGCGTCGGGTCGTTCGCGGTGCAGATAGCGAAGGCGTACGGCGCAACGGTGACCGGCGTCTGTCGCACGGAGAAGGTCGAAGCGGTCAGGTCGATCGGCGCCGAGGACGTCATCGACTACACCGAGGTGAACTACGCCGAGACCGGCGAGCGTTATGACCTGATCCTCGACGCCGGCGCACACCAGTCGGTGTTCGCGTCACGCCGCGCTCTCGCGTCCGGTGGTCGGTACGTCCTGGTCGGCGGAGCCCTGGGGCCGATGATGCAGGCGATGGTACTCGGTCCGCTCCTTTCGCGACTCGGGTCCAAACACACAACCGGCTTTATCGCATCGCCAAATCGAGCGGACTTAGACGTCGTGGCCGAACTCATCGCATCCGGTGACGTCGTCCCCCTCGTCGACCGACAATTCACCCTCGAGGAAGTACCCGAGGCGATCGCCTACCTCGAAGCGGGTCGGGCGACCGGGAAAGTCGTCGTCACCGTCGAGTGA
- a CDS encoding multicopper oxidase family protein has product MEFTRRQLTKLGLTAGVGVALPVGALSRPVARLLDASRVASPEVERFETSLPVPPTAEPVRTDETTDYYEITQQEETAEILPGYETTIWGYDGLFPGPTIEAQSGRSVVIEQQNELPVPVSVHLHGGVTPPESDGYPTDLLFPPDFDHDAIPSHHTAGTVDGFSHGTKEYTYPNEQRAATLWYHDHRMDFTGPQVYKGLAGFYIIRDEIEDDLLLPSGEKEIPLLICDRTFREDGELYYPSLDPSLLGEHGVLPVASDGWYGDTILVNGAPWPKLDVSNTKYRFRMLNGSNARVYDLELDPVPSDGSAFVQIGSDGGLLETPLSHDRLRISPAERFDVIIDFSNYSIGTEVTLTNRRGSGKTADIMQFEVTREESDESEITSTLSPPLEFPDPDDAVETRRFNFLAGMEGGMSTINLQSFDPERIDANPKLDTVEIWELDSDPAHPAHLHLVHFKVLSRNGGPPGPYDAGWKDTVFLDGDTIEVVARFGPYRGKYVFHCHNLEHEDMMMMANFEVV; this is encoded by the coding sequence ATGGAATTTACCCGCAGACAGCTGACGAAGCTCGGATTGACGGCCGGGGTCGGAGTCGCCCTCCCCGTCGGTGCGCTCTCGCGCCCCGTTGCGCGCCTCCTTGATGCGAGTCGGGTTGCGAGCCCCGAAGTTGAACGGTTTGAGACGTCACTCCCCGTGCCACCGACGGCGGAACCGGTCCGTACCGATGAAACGACCGACTATTATGAAATCACACAGCAGGAGGAAACGGCAGAAATTCTCCCCGGATACGAAACGACGATCTGGGGGTACGACGGGCTCTTTCCCGGTCCAACGATTGAAGCGCAAAGCGGACGGAGCGTTGTGATCGAACAGCAAAACGAGTTACCCGTTCCAGTCTCCGTACACCTCCACGGCGGCGTCACTCCTCCGGAGAGCGATGGATACCCTACGGATCTCCTCTTTCCACCGGACTTCGATCACGATGCAATCCCCAGTCATCACACTGCTGGCACCGTTGATGGGTTTTCTCACGGCACCAAAGAGTACACGTACCCGAACGAACAGCGGGCGGCGACGCTCTGGTACCACGATCACCGGATGGATTTCACCGGCCCACAGGTCTACAAGGGACTAGCGGGTTTCTACATCATCCGCGATGAGATCGAAGATGACCTTCTGCTCCCATCAGGCGAGAAAGAGATTCCACTCTTGATCTGCGATCGGACCTTCCGAGAGGACGGCGAACTGTATTACCCGTCACTCGATCCGTCGCTCCTCGGCGAACACGGGGTCCTGCCGGTTGCGAGCGACGGCTGGTACGGCGATACGATACTCGTAAACGGGGCACCGTGGCCCAAATTGGATGTCTCGAATACGAAGTACCGCTTTCGAATGCTTAACGGGTCAAACGCGCGGGTGTACGATCTCGAACTCGACCCGGTACCATCTGATGGAAGTGCATTCGTACAGATCGGAAGCGATGGTGGACTGCTTGAAACACCACTCTCACACGATCGACTTCGTATTTCACCGGCGGAGCGATTCGACGTCATCATTGATTTCTCGAACTATTCGATCGGGACAGAAGTGACCCTCACGAACCGGCGTGGATCAGGAAAGACGGCCGACATCATGCAGTTTGAGGTGACCCGCGAAGAATCCGATGAAAGTGAGATTACATCGACACTTTCCCCTCCACTAGAGTTCCCTGATCCTGACGATGCTGTTGAAACTCGGCGGTTCAACTTCCTCGCGGGGATGGAAGGAGGAATGTCAACGATCAACCTCCAATCGTTCGACCCGGAGCGAATCGACGCTAACCCGAAACTTGACACGGTAGAAATCTGGGAGCTCGATAGCGACCCTGCCCATCCTGCTCATCTGCATCTGGTTCACTTCAAAGTCCTCTCCCGAAATGGCGGCCCTCCAGGTCCGTACGATGCGGGGTGGAAAGATACGGTCTTTTTAGACGGTGACACTATCGAGGTCGTCGCTCGATTTGGACCATACCGTGGGAAATACGTCTTCCATTGTCACAACCTTGAGCACGAAGATATGATGATGATGGCAAACTTTGAGGTGGTCTGA
- a CDS encoding ATP-binding cassette domain-containing protein, which produces MEDDADRLVRTYSGGMKRKIEVAIALSMDVPLYLLDEPVAELDLSMIRVLHDMILERRETGATFLITSHTPLDAQIADRIAFGQHGRINTSSAPEALLETLPPVLRVRGGVPPDALLVGRRAFRRGDEVRGFLSEGTSLDDAKSALDASYEDTLVEIDRPSYTDMFNYYTYLEPSITNGIPSVVEQ; this is translated from the coding sequence ATGGAAGACGACGCCGATCGCCTCGTCCGGACGTACTCCGGCGGGATGAAACGGAAGATCGAGGTCGCAATCGCGCTGTCGATGGATGTCCCATTGTATCTCCTCGACGAACCCGTCGCGGAACTCGATCTATCGATGATTCGGGTGCTACACGATATGATCCTCGAACGTAGAGAAACCGGAGCCACGTTCCTCATCACAAGTCACACACCGCTCGATGCGCAGATCGCCGATCGTATCGCTTTCGGTCAGCACGGACGCATCAACACAAGTAGCGCGCCGGAAGCGCTACTCGAAACGCTTCCACCCGTGCTTCGGGTTCGTGGCGGCGTCCCACCGGACGCGCTACTCGTCGGCAGGCGCGCGTTCCGCCGAGGCGACGAAGTTCGCGGATTCCTCTCGGAGGGAACCTCGCTTGACGACGCGAAAAGCGCGCTAGACGCGAGTTACGAGGACACATTGGTCGAAATCGATCGGCCATCTTACACAGATATGTTCAATTACTACACCTACCTCGAACCGTCGATAACGAACGGAATTCCGTCCGTCGTCGAACAATAG
- a CDS encoding DUF7845 domain-containing protein: MSQVETTPHEIEGRWKWPDWGRGPYDALSSVMLGPPFEGYLELNIEVDGEPWLIKVSYSKSGFAPRLSDGINAERLYEWDIVGRGRGERKASFNISPRFPNMRHWETGDPIQLPWENQMGEVDGVDVEFHTSNIEAERGLELLPEFFAAIFDHASERIHSEYFRTEPHATSRMWAYERYVRLRREWAEKLSSAGVLQKVALYLSDLKGVKAELHIDNEETINHQNRLFLNPASAGKLMPGHTYGRKLEIYQLKDPDAVSKNHPSYHPKVEVLVNKARNDGEAWAWADRHEVTEQIEETILNALHWEDIPLGPDGNGVYIADDHFDAVARDDLVELYEDPTPRLEAKSDHLLMTTLRDMGETARDVTETVATDGGATVDDLADQLGKHPATIYRAIQDLGEIFELDQGDVSFRARKYREELRALAESAEYAIESYADRMQHIMGLADHVAELSPFQQWLTENGADLEFDENGEPRRMRVDTILSKLKADSFENLGTIAAEALEKWSKSGNDPTVLRRAELTWKTPGGGTETGFVGAVADR; the protein is encoded by the coding sequence GTGTCGCAAGTCGAGACGACACCTCACGAGATCGAGGGCCGCTGGAAGTGGCCCGACTGGGGCCGCGGTCCGTACGATGCGCTGTCGTCGGTGATGCTCGGGCCGCCGTTCGAGGGCTATCTCGAACTGAACATCGAGGTCGATGGCGAGCCCTGGCTCATCAAAGTCAGTTACAGCAAATCCGGGTTCGCACCGCGGCTGTCGGACGGAATCAACGCCGAGCGACTGTACGAATGGGATATCGTGGGCCGTGGGCGTGGTGAACGGAAGGCGTCGTTCAATATCTCACCGCGGTTTCCGAATATGCGCCACTGGGAAACTGGCGACCCAATACAGCTCCCCTGGGAGAATCAGATGGGCGAGGTTGATGGCGTGGACGTCGAGTTCCACACCAGCAACATCGAGGCCGAGCGCGGTCTCGAGTTGCTACCGGAGTTCTTCGCGGCGATCTTCGATCACGCCAGCGAGCGGATTCATTCCGAGTATTTCCGAACCGAACCGCACGCGACGAGTCGAATGTGGGCGTACGAGCGCTACGTTCGACTCCGTCGCGAGTGGGCGGAAAAGCTCTCGTCGGCCGGTGTGTTGCAAAAAGTCGCGCTCTATCTCTCCGATCTGAAAGGCGTGAAGGCGGAGCTGCACATCGACAACGAGGAAACGATCAACCACCAGAATCGGTTGTTCCTGAATCCAGCGTCAGCTGGGAAACTCATGCCGGGCCACACCTACGGCCGAAAGCTCGAAATTTACCAGCTGAAGGACCCGGATGCGGTGTCGAAGAATCACCCGTCCTACCATCCGAAAGTGGAGGTTCTGGTGAACAAGGCGAGGAACGACGGCGAGGCATGGGCATGGGCCGATCGCCACGAAGTGACCGAGCAGATCGAGGAAACGATACTGAACGCGCTGCACTGGGAAGACATCCCGCTCGGTCCCGACGGCAATGGCGTCTATATTGCTGATGACCATTTCGACGCCGTTGCTCGAGACGACCTGGTAGAACTCTACGAAGACCCGACGCCCCGACTCGAGGCGAAGTCAGACCACCTGTTGATGACGACGCTTCGCGATATGGGCGAGACTGCTCGGGACGTCACCGAGACGGTCGCGACTGACGGCGGAGCCACGGTCGACGATCTCGCCGACCAGCTGGGGAAGCACCCCGCAACGATCTACCGAGCGATACAGGATCTCGGCGAGATATTCGAGTTAGACCAGGGCGATGTATCGTTCCGCGCCCGGAAGTACCGCGAGGAACTTCGAGCGCTCGCCGAGTCCGCCGAGTACGCGATCGAGAGCTACGCCGACCGGATGCAGCATATCATGGGCCTGGCCGATCACGTCGCCGAGTTGTCGCCGTTTCAGCAATGGCTCACCGAGAACGGTGCCGACCTCGAGTTCGACGAGAACGGCGAGCCACGGCGAATGCGAGTCGATACGATTCTCTCGAAGTTGAAGGCCGACAGCTTCGAGAACCTCGGCACGATCGCCGCGGAAGCCCTCGAGAAGTGGTCGAAGTCGGGGAACGATCCGACGGTTCTTCGCAGAGCGGAGTTGACCTGGAAGACTCCCGGCGGCGGAACTGAAACCGGATTCGTCGGCGCTGTCGCCGATCGGTGA
- a CDS encoding ArsR family transcriptional regulator — translation MTRADDAILEFLLNEGNRPLIANPSTVEANIDYKISHVRRRLRALQDGGLVEYYDEDRGLYQISERGKAYLQGELEAVDLESDE, via the coding sequence ATGACACGAGCGGACGATGCGATTCTCGAGTTCCTTCTCAACGAGGGTAACAGGCCACTCATCGCGAATCCGTCCACTGTCGAGGCCAACATCGATTACAAGATTTCGCACGTCCGGCGGCGGCTCCGTGCGCTACAGGACGGCGGACTCGTCGAATACTACGACGAAGACCGCGGTCTCTATCAAATCAGCGAGCGAGGGAAGGCGTACCTCCAGGGCGAACTCGAGGCTGTGGATCTAGAGTCGGACGAGTAG
- a CDS encoding MogA/MoaB family molybdenum cofactor biosynthesis protein, producing the protein MTTDRDDRRGTDDHGHDVIEPLYVGIVTVSSSRAQADEKDPDDPGGDTIQECFEAAGHEVRERLLVRDDYSSIRTAVRGLVARRDIDIVLTTGGTGVTADDVSPEATASLFERDLPGFGELFRSLSWDEVGTRAMSSRATAGIAVDTPVFCLPGSTNACRTACEKLIVPEAPHLAGLATRHRKDGTDQSLSAYQDED; encoded by the coding sequence ATGACGACCGATCGAGACGACCGTCGCGGGACGGACGATCACGGCCACGACGTCATCGAACCGTTGTACGTCGGCATCGTCACGGTCTCGAGTTCGCGCGCACAGGCCGACGAGAAAGACCCCGACGACCCGGGCGGGGACACCATTCAGGAATGTTTCGAGGCTGCGGGCCACGAGGTTCGAGAACGGCTGCTGGTTCGTGACGACTACTCGTCGATTCGAACGGCGGTTCGCGGACTGGTCGCGCGCCGAGACATCGATATCGTGCTGACGACCGGCGGGACGGGCGTCACCGCCGACGACGTTTCGCCGGAGGCAACCGCGTCGCTGTTCGAGCGCGACCTCCCCGGCTTCGGCGAACTGTTCCGGTCGCTTTCGTGGGACGAAGTCGGCACTCGAGCGATGTCCTCGCGGGCGACGGCCGGAATCGCCGTCGATACCCCGGTGTTTTGTCTCCCCGGAAGTACGAACGCCTGCCGAACCGCCTGCGAGAAACTCATCGTCCCCGAAGCGCCTCATCTCGCGGGGCTCGCGACGCGACATCGGAAGGACGGAACCGATCAGTCCCTGTCAGCCTATCAGGACGAGGACTGA
- a CDS encoding DUF7692 domain-containing protein, giving the protein MRIRTDGDYAYRNDAIDRAARFYNCNKTKAVVSACDDVPRLVAAARQVLERDDLTHEQRREIAETLSTRVTTFDVGQSVVVEKE; this is encoded by the coding sequence ATGCGAATCCGAACTGACGGGGACTATGCCTACCGAAACGACGCGATTGACCGTGCAGCACGCTTCTACAACTGTAACAAGACGAAAGCCGTCGTCTCAGCGTGTGACGACGTGCCCCGACTGGTTGCAGCTGCCCGCCAGGTCCTCGAGCGCGACGACCTCACGCACGAGCAACGCCGGGAGATCGCCGAGACGCTGAGTACTCGAGTCACGACCTTCGATGTTGGCCAGTCCGTAGTTGTCGAAAAGGAGTAG
- a CDS encoding DUF7563 family protein produces the protein MVGVTIAPWPSTSNETTCRHCGAYVTSQFCRVYGDNDDQVHRCGDCDSYRRLTRGSAAGVDISIPDPETSPGRHGGEADV, from the coding sequence GTGGTCGGCGTGACGATCGCTCCGTGGCCGTCGACCAGCAACGAAACGACGTGCCGTCACTGCGGTGCGTACGTCACGAGCCAGTTCTGCCGCGTCTACGGTGACAACGACGATCAGGTCCACCGTTGCGGCGACTGTGACAGCTACCGACGGCTGACCCGCGGGTCCGCCGCTGGCGTCGATATCTCGATTCCCGACCCGGAGACGTCGCCCGGCCGTCACGGAGGTGAGGCCGATGTGTGA
- a CDS encoding type IV pilin — MDLSKYRNKLIGSEEERAVSPVIGVILMVAITVILAAVIAAFVLDMGDSMGDTQVNAVVESEANSAGDTVSVSVTDMGNADGVVLVDNSGQPVSSDVITATGGSEDYTTTSGNDYTIQAFQGDTSLSTGDNIDDQVDATTVAGEITP; from the coding sequence ATGGATCTAAGCAAATACCGAAACAAGCTGATCGGAAGCGAAGAGGAACGGGCAGTATCACCAGTTATTGGCGTGATCTTGATGGTTGCGATAACCGTCATTCTCGCGGCCGTGATCGCGGCATTCGTGCTGGATATGGGCGATAGTATGGGTGATACACAAGTGAACGCTGTCGTTGAATCTGAAGCGAACTCTGCTGGTGACACAGTGTCCGTGTCTGTCACAGATATGGGTAATGCAGATGGAGTTGTTCTCGTTGATAATAGTGGTCAACCGGTCTCTTCTGACGTGATTACCGCAACAGGCGGGTCGGAAGACTACACTACAACTAGTGGAAATGACTACACTATTCAGGCATTCCAGGGCGATACAAGCTTGTCTACAGGAGACAATATTGACGATCAAGTAGATGCGACGACAGTTGCCGGAGAAATAACTCCTTAA
- a CDS encoding FAD-dependent monooxygenase — MNRQNNRSAKQTASNQSEVSDQKALLIGCGVAGPVLAMFLQRIGVKPVIFEGKPEPRDDAGFFLNLAANGTDVLETLGIEEHVLEHGHRSEKLVFQNHVNKRLGENQQETVLIKRGHLTKALREEALERGITIEFGKRLTDVEIPHEDMAIAYFDDGTEAHGNFLVGCDGIHSQTRNSIFPDAPEPEYTGIIDSGAFTRNESVPPSDGIMRMTFGVNGFFGYQKVPAGEIYWFENHEQSHAPSRGELDEISQSQWKDKLLTLHEPDSEPITDIIRSTEGDIGKWPVYDLPSLPVWHQDTVCLIGDAAHATSPHVGQGASLAMEDAIVLAKCLRDVEGVSDAFAVFEELRRERVEAIVEMSRETGNQKAPSNVITRKFRDLVLPFFLKRGVERFEQIYSYRVGWDEPIELVK; from the coding sequence ATGAACCGACAAAATAACCGTAGCGCTAAACAAACGGCTAGCAATCAATCAGAGGTCTCAGATCAAAAAGCACTACTCATCGGGTGTGGGGTCGCAGGACCAGTCCTTGCGATGTTTCTCCAACGGATTGGAGTCAAACCGGTTATTTTCGAAGGGAAACCCGAACCGCGAGACGATGCGGGTTTCTTCCTCAATCTGGCGGCGAACGGGACCGACGTACTCGAAACGCTTGGAATCGAAGAGCATGTTCTCGAACATGGCCACCGATCGGAGAAACTGGTTTTTCAGAATCACGTAAACAAACGACTTGGTGAAAATCAGCAGGAAACCGTACTCATCAAGCGCGGGCACCTTACGAAGGCGCTCCGAGAAGAAGCGCTCGAACGTGGAATCACCATCGAGTTCGGAAAGCGACTCACTGACGTCGAGATCCCGCACGAAGACATGGCCATCGCATACTTTGACGATGGAACAGAAGCCCACGGGAATTTCCTTGTTGGTTGCGACGGCATCCACTCACAGACCCGGAACTCAATCTTCCCAGACGCACCTGAACCGGAGTACACCGGGATAATTGATTCCGGTGCGTTCACGCGAAATGAGTCGGTCCCTCCGTCCGATGGGATCATGCGGATGACGTTCGGCGTGAACGGGTTTTTCGGCTACCAGAAGGTCCCGGCCGGGGAGATCTATTGGTTCGAAAACCACGAGCAGTCGCACGCACCTAGTCGCGGAGAGCTGGACGAAATCTCTCAGAGCCAGTGGAAAGACAAACTGCTTACACTACACGAACCTGATTCCGAGCCAATTACCGACATCATTCGCTCGACTGAAGGAGACATCGGCAAGTGGCCAGTATACGACCTGCCGTCGCTCCCGGTGTGGCACCAAGATACGGTCTGTCTGATCGGTGACGCTGCTCACGCGACGTCTCCACATGTTGGCCAAGGAGCGTCACTGGCGATGGAAGATGCAATTGTACTGGCAAAGTGTCTCCGAGACGTGGAGGGAGTGTCTGATGCCTTCGCAGTGTTCGAAGAACTTCGGAGAGAACGAGTGGAAGCGATCGTCGAGATGTCTCGGGAGACGGGAAATCAGAAGGCACCATCGAACGTGATAACTCGAAAATTCCGTGATCTCGTCCTTCCGTTTTTCCTCAAGCGGGGAGTCGAACGCTTCGAGCAGATCTACTCATATCGAGTCGGGTGGGACGAACCGATTGAACTAGTAAAATAA
- a CDS encoding TrkA C-terminal domain-containing protein codes for MVATNQILSVFIIFALALLVVRIGAIALRMTGLSPDVAAFQAASAFSGAGYTTEEAEFTVSEPSRRTIVIWLIRLGSIGVVSAFASLLLSFINAEGENVLTLIYVIGGVIGIVLLARSQLLNRALTPILEQALDYTTDLTIQDYTQVLGLQSEYRVAEVEINEDEWLANDTARELNLSDEGVILLGVERDEDYIGAPGPDTEIQPGDTVTLYGKEDRLQELADRDEGDVEAHNEARDEHEDILSEQERVINQ; via the coding sequence ATGGTAGCGACAAATCAAATCCTGTCCGTGTTCATCATCTTTGCGCTCGCGCTACTTGTGGTTCGGATCGGAGCGATTGCGCTTCGAATGACTGGTCTCTCACCGGACGTGGCCGCGTTTCAGGCAGCATCGGCATTTTCGGGAGCGGGATACACGACCGAAGAGGCAGAGTTTACGGTCTCGGAACCAAGCAGACGGACCATTGTCATCTGGCTTATCCGACTCGGAAGCATCGGGGTTGTGAGTGCGTTTGCCTCACTCCTTCTGTCGTTCATCAACGCTGAGGGCGAGAACGTTCTCACACTCATCTACGTTATCGGTGGTGTTATCGGGATTGTTCTTCTCGCTCGTAGCCAGCTGTTGAATCGAGCGCTGACGCCAATTCTCGAGCAGGCGCTTGACTATACGACGGATCTTACCATCCAAGATTACACGCAGGTACTCGGTCTTCAGAGTGAATATCGCGTCGCCGAAGTCGAGATCAACGAAGACGAATGGCTGGCAAATGATACGGCCAGAGAGTTGAATCTCTCTGACGAGGGGGTGATCCTGCTCGGGGTTGAGCGAGACGAGGACTATATCGGTGCCCCCGGTCCCGATACAGAGATTCAACCGGGAGATACCGTTACCCTCTACGGGAAAGAAGACCGATTACAGGAACTCGCAGATCGAGACGAAGGGGACGTTGAGGCGCACAACGAGGCGCGTGATGAGCACGAAGACATCCTCTCTGAACAAGAACGAGTTATTAATCAGTAA
- a CDS encoding helix-turn-helix domain-containing protein, with protein MKYWDTETVEILHSDDETVVVMLEGEPPEGYFVSEDIGYHPTSPVVARDGYLFIEFVMPESKMGDLWQSLDERDVNYDVLSITEGYDVVDSLTARQREILTVAIERGYYDNPRRCSLTDLADELNVNKSVISGVLHRAEGEIIKDAIGDPRDSETVPHP; from the coding sequence ATGAAGTACTGGGACACGGAGACTGTAGAGATATTGCACAGTGACGACGAGACGGTGGTCGTCATGTTAGAAGGGGAACCACCCGAGGGGTATTTCGTTTCTGAAGACATCGGATACCATCCAACATCTCCCGTCGTCGCTCGTGACGGCTACCTGTTCATCGAGTTCGTTATGCCAGAATCAAAGATGGGTGACTTGTGGCAGTCTCTGGATGAGCGAGACGTCAATTATGACGTGTTATCTATCACGGAAGGGTACGACGTCGTCGATTCGCTCACAGCCCGCCAGCGCGAAATATTGACTGTTGCTATCGAGCGAGGGTATTACGATAACCCGCGCAGGTGTTCACTCACTGATCTTGCCGACGAACTCAACGTCAATAAATCGGTCATCAGCGGTGTCCTCCATCGGGCAGAAGGGGAGATCATCAAAGATGCTATCGGAGATCCACGAGACTCCGAGACAGTCCCTCACCCGTAA
- a CDS encoding tyrosine-type recombinase/integrase: protein MSGLDPLSPEQAVEMYIEGRRDELSAQTLPSHVYRLEAFTQWCAEEEIENLNELTGRDLYAYRVWRREGNGEGREEVTTITLRGQLATLRAFLRFCADIDAVPEDLFAKVPLPTVSASEGVSDSTLEPDRVVEILDYLARYHYASRKHVTLLLLWHTGARAGGIRALDLRDCDLEGDSPGFQFVHRPETETPLKKGEKGERWNSISGHVAGVLLDYVDGPREEVTDDHDRSPLLTTRAGRPSISTLRDTMYGLTRPCWRDAECPHDRDPAECDATYYAKASTCPSSRSPHDVRSGRVTAYRREDVPRRVVGDRLDASDDILDRHYDRRNSREKAEQRRDYLPDL from the coding sequence ATGAGCGGCCTTGATCCGCTTTCTCCTGAACAGGCTGTCGAGATGTACATTGAGGGCCGTCGAGACGAGTTGAGCGCCCAGACGCTTCCATCGCACGTCTACCGCCTCGAGGCGTTCACCCAGTGGTGCGCCGAGGAAGAAATCGAGAACCTGAACGAACTCACGGGACGCGATTTGTACGCCTACCGAGTCTGGCGTCGAGAAGGCAATGGCGAGGGCCGCGAGGAAGTAACGACGATAACTCTCCGTGGTCAGTTGGCCACGCTGCGCGCGTTCCTTCGATTCTGTGCGGACATCGACGCCGTGCCGGAGGACCTGTTCGCAAAGGTGCCGCTCCCGACGGTTTCAGCGAGCGAAGGCGTGAGTGATAGCACACTCGAGCCGGACCGCGTTGTCGAGATTCTCGATTACCTGGCGCGGTATCACTACGCATCCCGGAAGCACGTCACGCTCCTCTTGCTCTGGCATACAGGCGCGCGTGCGGGAGGTATTCGAGCGCTTGATCTCCGTGACTGTGACCTCGAGGGCGACTCGCCCGGATTCCAATTCGTCCACCGACCGGAGACGGAAACGCCGCTCAAGAAGGGTGAGAAGGGCGAGCGGTGGAACAGTATCAGCGGTCACGTCGCTGGCGTCCTTCTGGACTACGTCGACGGCCCTCGAGAGGAAGTGACTGACGACCACGACCGATCACCGTTACTGACGACGAGGGCGGGTAGGCCATCTATTTCGACGCTTCGAGACACGATGTACGGACTCACCCGTCCCTGTTGGCGCGACGCTGAGTGTCCACACGACCGTGACCCTGCCGAGTGTGACGCGACATACTACGCGAAGGCGAGCACGTGTCCGTCCTCGAGGTCGCCCCACGACGTTCGAAGTGGCCGGGTGACGGCCTACCGCCGTGAGGACGTCCCGCGTCGAGTCGTTGGCGATCGTCTCGACGCGAGTGACGATATTCTCGATCGCCACTATGACCGCCGTAACTCCCGAGAAAAGGCAGAACAGCGACGCGACTACCTTCCAGACCTATGA